The following are encoded in a window of Lichenicola cladoniae genomic DNA:
- a CDS encoding YdcH family protein, translating into MLIDRDTLLRRLHELRSEHRDLDTVIGRLAPQPIDQLQIQRLKKRKLLLKDEISWLESRLIPDSIA; encoded by the coding sequence ATGCTGATCGACCGCGATACCCTGTTACGCAGACTGCACGAGCTGCGCAGCGAGCACCGTGACCTCGACACCGTGATCGGCCGGCTGGCGCCGCAGCCGATCGACCAGCTCCAGATCCAGCGCCTCAAGAAGCGCAAGCTGCTGCTGAAGGACGAGATCTCCTGGCTCGAAAGTCGGCTCATCCCGGACAGCATCGCCTAG
- a CDS encoding YdcH family protein, translating to MNLPSRIESLRTRHASLDTRIFDEDRRPAPDQGALTRLKREKLWVKEEMERLRQRM from the coding sequence ATGAACCTACCGTCACGGATCGAGAGCCTGAGGACCAGACACGCATCGCTCGATACGCGCATTTTCGATGAGGACCGACGTCCGGCACCCGACCAGGGTGCCCTGACCCGCCTCAAGCGCGAGAAGCTATGGGTCAAGGAAGAAATGGAACGACTGCGGCAGCGTATGTGA